Genomic window (Candidatus Diapherotrites archaeon):
CAATATTGATGGTGACACATGAAAGATATGTGGCTGAAAGGGCTGAAAAAATCCTCCACTTGAAGGACGGAAAAATACTGGAAAGCGAATCAAACCATAACAAAAAAGCAAAAAAAAGAGGAAAATACAGACAATAGGAGGAATTGAAACATGAACAAAAAATTTCTTGCAATAATGTCAATTGCAATAGTAATGGTTGCACTGATGCCTTTAATGCATGCAGCAAACCTGAACATTGAGTCAGTGAGCTATGATCCAAGCCCTGCAATGCCAGGAAAGGAGATAAAGCTCTGGGTTCACGTGAAAAACACTACAACAAGCACTGCAAAGAATGCGGTGTTCAGCCTTGTTCTGACTGATGTGCAGAACGACAGGCCTACAAGCTATCCTTTTTACCTGCCTTCAGATGAAAGCTCTTTCAGGAGCTTAGGAGACATTGAGCCATTGAACAGTGCGGTGGTTGCATTCAGGATTAATGTGGCAAAAGATGCCTTGAATGCAGACTACAATATATTTTTTGGGATTGGGGATGAAGGGCAAATAAGCAAGGAAACAAAATACACTATAACAATTCTTGCAAGAAAGCCTCAAATTGAATTAATTGAAAGCTCTGTAATTGAATTAAAGCCTGGAGTGAAAACAGAAGTAGAATTGAAATTGAAGAATATTGGTGCAGCAAAGGCAATCAATGTGCTTGCAGGCACAACAGAGGACAGGACTGTAACAACAACTGGAGTGGTAGTTGAAAGGCAGATAACCCCTTTAGGAAGCTCTCTGAGCTATCTTGAGTCGATTGATACTGGGAAAACAGCTTCAGTTAAGATTGTTGTGAGCGCTTCAACCTCAAGCGAAGCAAAATTGTATACTGTCCCAATAAAACTGATATGGTATGACGAGAACAGGACTGAATACACTGCAACAAGATATGTTGGGGTAAGGGTAGTAGAGGACCCTGCATTGGACTTGACAATTGATTCCATAAGCCCAAAAGCTTTTCCTGGAGGCACTTCAGAGATAACCTTCAACATCTTCAATGTCGGCTCTGTTGCAGCGCACAACATCATAATTGAACTGGATGGAAATGACATTGGAAGCTTTGACCAGACCAAGTTCTTTATTGGAAGCCTTGAATCAGATGACTCTGACACAGTAAGCACAACAGTATACTTCAACAAGGACTTGAAGCCAGGGCAAAATGAATTAAAGCTTACAGCATACTACAAGAATTCATTTTTTGAGCCCAAACAAATGGAGAAAGGCATTCCATTAGTAGTCCTTACTCAAAGCCAAGCGCAAGCCTTAAGCCAGGGTGGTGGTAGCATTTTGCTTCCGGCAATTATAGTAATTGTAATTCTGGTTATTGTTGTATTCCTCTGGCGCAGAAGAAAAAAGAAGTAAGCGGGTTGAATCAAAAAATGCAGTTGCTTGACTTTGAGACATTCAGCGTAGCCTTGCAGAATTTAAGGCACCAGGGCATAAGGACTTACCTGACCCTGTTAGGAGTCATTATAGGCATTGCTGCAATTGTTGCCTTGGTGTCAGTTGGAGACGGCCTGAATGCTTCAGTGACACAGCAGTTCGAGCAATTGGGTTCAAACACTATTTTTGTGCTTCCGGGAAGCATTACTGGTGCAGGAGGAAGTGCAGTTTCAGGAACATCATTGAATACAATAAAGGACTCTGACATAAAAAAAATTGAGGGGATTGCCGGGGTGGAAGCAGTAATTCCAATTTACAGCGCTTATTCTCCAGCAGAATTTAAAAGAGAAAAACAAGCTGTTGCAGTTATAGGCATTGACCCAAAAAAAGCAAAATACATGGAGGCAACAGGCTTCATGGAACTCCTTGAAGGCAGGCACTTGCAGTCAAGTGATATTTATGTTGCAGTAATAGGGGAGAAATTGGCAAAAGAGGGATTCAAGAAGGAAATAAACCTGAGGAACAACATTATTATTAACGGAAAGAATTTCAAGGTAATAGCAATAGTAAAAGAAACCACTCAAAGCTTTGGAGGCGGAGGCCCAAATGTTTCAACCACAATATTCACAACAGAAAAAGCCATGAAGGCTGCATTGAACACTGAGTCTCCAATAATGATGTTCGTGAAAACCTTCAAGAAAGAAGAAGTTGACGCAGTCAAAGACAAGATTGACAAGATAATGACCAAAAGCTACGGAGAAAAAAATTTCACTATTTATACAGCGCAGCAGATACTTGACAGCATTAAAATAGTATTAGGATTGATATCCCTATTTTTGGGCGGCATTGCAAGCATCTCTCTTCTTGTAGGAGGCATTGGAATAATGAATTCAATGCTCATGTCAGTAATGGAGAGGACAAGAGAGATAGGCGTAATGAAGGCAATAGGAGCAACCAATTCAAAAATCCTTTCAATCTTCTTAATTGAATCAGGCTTTATTGGGTTGATAGGAGGAATAATTGGGTTAATTTTAGGGTTCCTTATTTCAATTATAATTTCTTTTGCTTCAACAGCATTAGGAACAACAATCCCTGTAGCAGTAACTCCTGCACTTGCAATTGGGGCTTTAGCCTTTGCAATGCTTGTGGGGATGGCCTCAGGCTTGTATCCAGCCCGCAGGGCAGCAAGGCTTGATCCAGTAGAAGCATTAAGATACGAATAAAAAAGGAACGCAATTTAATTTTTAGTTCATAATAATTAATTATAATTTTCTAGGAGAGGATAAAAAAATGAATAAAACAATCCAAAACCTTACTAAGGCATTCATTGGAGAAAGCATGGCAAGAAACAGGTACAGCTTTTACTCAAAGGCTGCAAGAAATGAAGGATTCGAGCAGATAGCAGAAATATTCCTTTTAACAGCAGACAACGAGAGAGAGCACGCCAAAAGACTGTTTGAGGCAATAAACGAATTAAAGAAAGGGAGCAAAGAGGAATTAAATGAAATAAAAGTTGAAGCTTCAGCTCCAACAATTCTTGGCACAACAGCAGAAAACCTTAAGGCAGCAATAGCAGGCGAA
Coding sequences:
- a CDS encoding ABC transporter permease, whose amino-acid sequence is MQLLDFETFSVALQNLRHQGIRTYLTLLGVIIGIAAIVALVSVGDGLNASVTQQFEQLGSNTIFVLPGSITGAGGSAVSGTSLNTIKDSDIKKIEGIAGVEAVIPIYSAYSPAEFKREKQAVAVIGIDPKKAKYMEATGFMELLEGRHLQSSDIYVAVIGEKLAKEGFKKEINLRNNIIINGKNFKVIAIVKETTQSFGGGGPNVSTTIFTTEKAMKAALNTESPIMMFVKTFKKEEVDAVKDKIDKIMTKSYGEKNFTIYTAQQILDSIKIVLGLISLFLGGIASISLLVGGIGIMNSMLMSVMERTREIGVMKAIGATNSKILSIFLIESGFIGLIGGIIGLILGFLISIIISFASTALGTTIPVAVTPALAIGALAFAMLVGMASGLYPARRAARLDPVEALRYE
- the rbr gene encoding rubrerythrin; its protein translation is MNKTIQNLTKAFIGESMARNRYSFYSKAARNEGFEQIAEIFLLTADNEREHAKRLFEAINELKKGSKEELNEIKVEASAPTILGTTAENLKAAIAGENYENTKMYPEFAETAQKEGFPAITARLKSIAIAEKHHEERYRKLLKEVEAGTVFKKDKEAWWVCRECGYMHFGKEPPAKCPACDHAKSFYQIKCEEY